The sequence aattttatggtatgtgagttATTGAGATATATCTCAATGAAGCcattacaacacacacacacacacacacacacacacacacatacacgagGGCAAATATTTCCcctgtggttaaaaaaataaaaataacaatgaagttATACTATTTTGTAACCTGTCTTTCCTTTCCCTGTCATTAAATTTTCCTATGCAAAggcaaaaaaactaaaaacaaaaacaaagctaatGTACAAAATCATCTCAGAATCAAGGCGTGCCAAGCCTCTAGAATAAAAGGTGCCTCCAAGAACTCAGCATagggaatgaaaaaagaaacatatcaaggctcattatataaaattcagaacAAGAAAAGATAAGATCCTAAAGGAACTGGGATTAGAAtagcataagatttttttttttttttttttttgagacagagtctcactctgttgcccagactagagtgccgtggcatcagcctagctcacagcaacatcaaactcctgggctcaagcaatcctcctgcctcagcctcccaagtagctgagactacaggtatgcgccaccatgcccggctaattttctctctatatatttttagctgtccatataatttctttctaattttagtagagacggggtctcgctcttgctcaggctggtcttgaactcctgagctcaaacaatccacccacctcggcctcccagaatgctaggattacaggtgtgagccactgtgcccagccagcttGACGCCATGgaaccctagcctgggcaacagagcgagactctgtctcaaaaaaaaaaaaaaaaagaagtaacaaaAAAGGGAATCAATTAAGAAGATGACATGGGATCCTATAAACAAGAGATTCAACATTGGGGAAGAGCAAAGAAGACCGAGCAGGAGTTTGTGCAAGTGACCCAAAATTAATCAGAACAAAAGAGGATGGAAGTTTCTGGGAATGAAATATCCAGGGTAAAAGACAAGACGAAAGAAAAGTCAATACATTAGTTTTCCATTTGGAAACAACTTTGATAGATGCATAACAGAGCTGATGGTGGAAGCAGGAAAAGCACAAGGagaagaagtaaataaaaaacagtaaattaTTTACTTTAAGAAAACAAGTTGTACATGAAAGGAAAGGTAATTACAGATATGACTTAGCTCAGTGGGAAACAATACAGTCAGAATAACATAAATACTGATTTCTGAgttattcagaaattattttaaaaattataccgGAAAAATGAGGGAAAGGAAAGTTGTATGGTATATATATTACTGATATAACAAAATTCTCACCTACTGTAACAGGAAGTCAATAGactattataaaagtaatgacTCAAAGAAtgtctatttaaatatattacttagAAATACAGAAGAATGTTATAGAAATAGCTAAAATTGTTGAaagtggctgggcacagtggttcatgttTGTAATCCCGGCATTTTGGGagaatgaggtgggaggatcacttgaggccaggactgggaacatagcgagaccccatctctacaaaaaattttttaaaaatttagctaaGTATCATGGCAGGCACCTGTAACCtttgctacttgggaggctgaaacaggagaatcacttgaacctagtagttggaagttgcagtgagttcTGGTCATACCACTGTGTTCTAGCCTTAGGCAACAGAGTTAgatcctgcctcaaaaaataaataaataaataaataaataaataattttaaaaaagtgattgcCTGTGAGCAACAGACTATGCCTTTTTTGAAAGGCAAAGATAACAGAAGCTACTGGGGATAAAGTGCTTggcatttatataaattattccatgggatcctcacaataaccctatagGTAAATAATGTCATACCCTACCAACACAGGAGGAAGCTTAAGTGACTTGTCACCACACGTACATAGCTGGTAAATGGCAAGGCCAAGATTCAAGTTCAGATTTGTCTGCCTCTAAAgtctgtgtgttttgttttgtttgagacagggtctcactctgtcacctaggctggagtgcagtaatgtgatcatagttcattgcagcctcgaactcctcggctcaagtgatcctcctgtctcagccttccaaagtgctgggattacaggcatgagccaccacccccggcctGAAATCTGTACTAATAACCACTATGTTATACGAGTTCTCAAGAACAGAGACTCTGGGGTATCCAACCCCACCTTACCTCCTCCACATCTTCATCCAATTGCTCATTAGGATCCACTTCTCTTACTAAGTCCTGTAATTTCTTCTTGGTCAATACCTAAAGTTAGTTGAGAGAAAAATTTTCAGCTAcatattaaggaaataaaacaactCATTACCCCGTAATGAAGAAAGGCTGTCAAATTGTTGGGTTTAGTTTCTACTTTCCAAAGAGTTCAGTTTGACATTGCTGGTTGTATTGCTGTAAGACTACATTCTCAAGAAATAAGTAGCATAGTCATGGAGccaaaaaaaaacgaaaaaaaaatgtaatctgaAGAACAAAtcgtgaaaagaaaaaaagaaaaagcctagggaaaggcagaaagaacagtCTGGATGACAGGCCAGCATCCAGCTGTCAGGTAGTTTATCTTAGCCTCATCTCCTTTTCTCACTGTGCCTCACCTTCCCTCCACATTAAGCAATCGCAATTCCCTGGCCACCACAAATTGCACCATGCCTCTTGCCTTTGGACatgctcttcctccttttttcctaAGTGCTCAGCTCATGGTGCCTCTTTCTGATGCCTTCCCTAGCCCACCCAGGTAAGAGTAACCATTTACTTCCTCCTTTGGCCTCTGCTGAACTCTATGCATGCTTTTATCATTGTGCGTATTTATAAATTTGCCTGGCTCTGACTCAATAGGCTAAAagcttcctgaaggcagggaACATTTGTTCATTTCAGTGTAACTAAATATTGTAAAAAATCTGTACAGCTTCCACCACTCTTTCATAAAGGAAATGTCATGTTGCATATCGATGCcatcaaaaaataatcaaaagagtggccgggtgcagtggctcacctataatcctagcactctgggaggccaaggcgggaggattgcttgagctcaggagtttgagaccagcctaaggaagagcaagaccccatctttaataaaaatagaaaaaattagctgggcatggtagtgcacgccgatagtcccaggtacttgggaggctgaggcagaaggatcgcctgagcccaggagtctgaggctgtagtgcactataATCATACCTgtgaacagcctgggcaacacagtgagaccttgtgtcttttttttttgtgagacagagtctcactctgttacccgggttagagtgccgtggcgtcagtctagctcacagcaaaaatatatatatttttagttgtctggctaatttctttctattttttttagtagagacagggtctcgctctcgctcaggttggtctcgaactccggagctcaaatggtcctcccgccttggcctcccagagtgctaggattataggcgtgagccaccaggcccggcctgAGActttgcctcttaaaaaaaaaacatcaaaagacatacattaaaatgttaaccTTGGCTATTTTTGGGTGGTAGCAGAATTATGAGCTATTGATTTTCTGTGTATTTCTAAAGCTTCTGTGACAAATATGTataactttgaaaatgaagaaaatagaaaaaatttttaaataaatatttgttactgaAGTCTCATATCTATCATTGTTCTCCAGTCTACCATCACCTAATACAAGCCTTTGTCACATGTCTGAATTTATTGCAAAAGTCTTAGAATTGGCCTTCTACCTAGTCTAACCCTCTTTCCTACTCCTCTTATCCCCTTACTGCCAAGTTAATCCTAAGACATACTACTTTTATTATGTTACGCTTACCCCTCTACTAAATATCTGCAAAGATTGTCTATTGCCTAAAAGTTCCAAAGAAAATTTACCAGTATCGGCGTACCATGTTttgctgtaatcctagctacaCAATTTTAAACCTGCTCTTCTCCAGCAGACTTCATGTTCAgcacaggctggtctcctgaCTATCTGCTCAACCCTCCCCCATCCACCTTTGCTTGTCTCTCCACCCATCCCCTTGAAATACTGCCAACTCATCCATTCTACCCAGCCTATTTCTTGTGGCTCTGGAGGGCAGAATCAGGATCATGGGTAAAAAGAGAGGAGCAGATTTTAGAATCACtgtataaaattaataatggCAGCAATTGGATGATCCAGAAAAGGGAATGACTAGAGGCAAGAGTGTTTTTATTATAGGAATAACAaacccatttattattttatttaacaactgTATAGCTAACATAGATATAAAATACCTGTCATTGGCAAAGTATTATATGTCtgtgtatacatatgcatacatacaacCATATACAACACAGACTAAAAACTGATAAATACTGTATATGATAATTCAATAATGGTAAAAGAGGAAATATTCAGGTTGTAGTCCTCAACTTTGGCCCAAAGAAACcctctatttatatttaaaacaataaaaaacaaacaaaaagaatgttagaattccagagaaaggaaaagacctTTTTCAGCTGAGGGGAAGAGGCAGCATCTGAGACATCTCTCAAAGCATTACTGGTTGAAATAATGGTTAAGAGCTGCCTAAAGAGAGCAGAGAATAAGAGGACGATACCTGATTGTTTTCAGGGCTAAGACGACCTCCTGTCCCAGGGGTACCTGGTATCTTTACCACTGTGGTACTATTGGCCATGGAGCCTTGTGGAGGGGTGCTGGCTGGTTCCGgttttatggatgagaaattGGAGAGGTTGATTAGGGCAGAGGGGCCAAACTGGTTCATAATCTGCCGAGCTTTGGACTTCAACTCATAGAGCTTATCAAGATCCTGTTTCTTTTTGGAGCTGTGAGGACCAAGGCCGATCAACTGGAGAAAGACAACACAAGCATTAGCTCTACAAGCACCTGTAATAAAGGATGAGTTTCGAAAGTAAAATTATATGAGGTCTGCCAGACTTTGCAGGGCCTTCAGTAAATCTGAATGGTGATCATCTGATACCTACacattaaaaatggaagaaataaagaatgttcATTGCTCTAAACTGATATTTAGAAAGCATCTCTTCTCTAAAGGCTAAACAAAATAGTCCATAAAATTGAAATAAGGaagaaagtaaatgaaatgaggaatcttatgtacaaaaataaactGGATTAAGTAAGACATTTTTGAggactttataaaaatagaatacttAAGTACtacatgcattattttttaagtacCAAATAATGTTAAATTCAAATAGGTTATGGCATAATCACATACTTAAAAACTCACTCACAAAGATTAAGGAAacagatttgtttattttgccaTTTCAAAACATGCTTAAGTCTACATCAGGGCTATGTccaataaaaacaatttctagCAATTGTTAAAAGTAAGCTCTTCTTTATCATCACAAGCACTTTTTCTCTAAGTGTTAGCAATCTTAAAGTACATGCAGAGACCCAGGCCTGGAGCAGCCAAGGCTCCTAAATCTTAGAGCCATGTGGTTGACTCTGTGGACATCAGCTTTGGTGTCATCAGTATCAGAAGCACATTCACCAAGTTCCGCCCACActggcctcaaggagcttacTTACAGCTATCTGAGTGTCTAGATCTTTAATTACATCAGCAACAGCTGTGAGCCCGGTGAAATGAGAGGCAGCCATTCTCAAAAGCTACCTGTAAATGAACAACTGGCATCAAGCACCATCCTTGCCCCAGGACCATTTCAGC is a genomic window of Eulemur rufifrons isolate Redbay chromosome 8, OSU_ERuf_1, whole genome shotgun sequence containing:
- the TAF12 gene encoding transcription initiation factor TFIID subunit 12 isoform X2, producing the protein MNQFGPSALINLSNFSSIKPEPASTPPQGSMANSTTVVKIPGTPGTGGRLSPENNQVLTKKKLQDLVREVDPNEQLDEDVEEMLLQIADDFIESVVTAACQLARHRKSSTLEVKDVQLHLERQWNMWIPGFGSEEIRPYKKACTTEAHKQRMALIRKTTKK
- the TAF12 gene encoding transcription initiation factor TFIID subunit 12 isoform X1 gives rise to the protein MAASHFTGLTAVADVIKDLDTQIALIGLGPHSSKKKQDLDKLYELKSKARQIMNQFGPSALINLSNFSSIKPEPASTPPQGSMANSTTVVKIPGTPGTGGRLSPENNQVLTKKKLQDLVREVDPNEQLDEDVEEMLLQIADDFIESVVTAACQLARHRKSSTLEVKDVQLHLERQWNMWIPGFGSEEIRPYKKACTTEAHKQRMALIRKTTKK